GTGGCACACACAGGCCTggtggcacacacagccccggggcacacagggtggcacacacagcctggTGGCACACgcagccctggggcacacagggcactgccctggggcacacagggtggcacacacagcctggTGGCACACAGagtggcacacacagccccggggcacacagggtggcacacacagccctggtggcacacacagccccggggcacacagggcactgccctggggcacacagggtggcacacacacagccctggtggcacacacggtggcacacacagccctggggcacacgcagccctggggcacacaggacactgccctggggcacacagggtggcacacacagccccagggcacacagggcactgccctgggcacacagggtggcacacagccctggtggcacacagggtggcacacacagccccggggcacacagggtggcacacacagccccggggcacacagggcactgccctggggcacacacGGTGGcaacacagccctggggcacacagggcactgccctggggcacacagggtgGCACACACAGGCCTGGTGGCACACACGGTGGcaacacagccctggggcacacagggcactgccctggggcacacagggtggcacacacagcctggTGGCACACAGGGCACTGACCCCAGCCTGTTCCCCCGCAGTCTCCAGCCCCGTGTTCGGCCCCAGGGAGGTGCACGGCGTGCGGGGGGGCTCGGTCACCGTGAAATGCTTCTACCCCCCCACCCCGACGAACAAGCACGACAGGAAATACTGGTGCAGGCAGAAGGGCTCCAGCTGCTTCACCGTGGTGTCCTCTGACTTCGTGGCTGCTGCCTACCGGGGCAGGGTCACCCTCACTGACCACCCGCAGGAGGAACATTTCTTGGTCAACATCTCAGCGCTGGAGATGGGCGATGCCGGCACCTTCCAGTGCGGCCTGGGCACCAATGGCAGGGGGCTCTCCTTCAGAGTCACCCTCAGCGTTGCTGAAGGTAATTACAGCCTTGGGGCCCCcgaaaaataccattttcttgggatttttgCCAATATTAGTACTCCCTCAAATACCATTTTTCTTGGGATTTTACCAATATTAGGACTACCTCAAATACCACTTTCTTGGTATTTTACCAATTGGTAATTTACAAATTGGTAATTTTACCCATATTGACTCCCTCAAATACCATTTTCTTGGTATTTTACCAATATTAGGACTCCCTCAAATAccattttctttcaggtttttttcttggtattttaCCAGTATTAGGGCTCCCTCAAATACCATTTTCGTGGTATTTTACCAATATGTAATTTTACCAATATTAGGACTCCCTTGAATACCATTTTCTTGGGATTTTACCAATATTAGGACTAGCtcaaatactattttctttgaattttttttcttggtattttaCCAATATTAAGACTCCCTCAAATACCATTTTCTTGGGATTTTACCTCAAATACCATTTTCTTTGagtttttcccccctctcttcCTCTTAAACTTAAGTAATTACACCCTTGGGACTCCCTTATATAGCATTATCATTTTCTCGGTATTTTAACAATATTAGGACTCCATAAAGTAcaattttcttgcattttcttgGTATTTTACCAATTGGTAATTTACAAATTGGTAATTTTACCCATATTGACTCCCTCAAATACCATTTTCTTGGTATTTTCCAATACTAGAACTCCctaaaataccattttctttgagttttcccccccctccctcTTAAACTTAAGTAATTATACCCTTGCAACTCCCTCAAATACCATTACCGTTTTCTTGGTATTTTACCAATATTAGGACTCCCTAAACCAGCATTTTCTTGGTATTTTATCAATTGGTATTTTACCAATATTAAGACTCCCTCAAATACCATTTTCTTGGTATTTTACCAATTGGTAATTTGCCAATTGGTATTTTACCAATATTAGGATTCCctaaaataccattttcttGGTATTTTACCAATTGGTAATTTTACCAATATTAGGACTCCCTCAAATACCATTTTCTTGGTATTTTACCAATTGGTAATTTACAAATTGGTAATTTTACCCATATTGACTCCCTCAAATACCATTTTCTTGGTATTTTACCAATATTAGGACTCCCTCAAATAccattttctttcaggttttttttcttggtattttaCCAGTATTAGGGCTCCCTCAAATACCACTTTCTTGGTATTTTACCAATATTAGGGCTCCCTCAAATACCATTTTCGTGGTATTTTACCAATTGGTAATTTTACCCATATTGACTCCCTCAAAAACCATTTTCTTGGTATTTTACCAATATTTTACTCCCTACAATACCATTTTCTTTGagtttttccccctctccctcttAAAGAAGGCTTCACCTCTGGCCTGCCTGGTGtgtgagagctgcaggtgctttCAGGGAGGGCTCATTTCATCCCCTGAGTGTCTCTGTGCACAGCCCCACCTGTTCCTGAGGATGCTGAGCTCTTCTACGTGAAGCTGCGCAGCACCTGGACCGTGACCTGCGGCTTTGGGAAGGAGACGGCCGAGATGAGGAAATACCTGTGcaagaaggagaaggatggCTGCAGGAACATTGTCAACAGCTATCAGGACAAAGATGTCCCAGGGGGACTTCAGCTGACTTTTGAGAGCCCTCCAGGCTCGTTCCGTGTCACCATGACTCAGATGGACTGGGAAGATGCAGGCTTGTACTACTGTGGGGCCGGTGAATATGAGAAGGACAGCACAAAGAAGGAGCTGGACGTGTTTATCTACGAGGGTGAGCTGTTCCCAGAGtgttttccccttcctctctcctgcttttcaGAAGCATCAGCTGCAGTGTCACTTTATTTAGCAAGAACTTGAATTTCTCTTTGCTATTATCCTATTCTCTCATCTATATACTTATTTCTATCCATTTAACCACCTGTAATGCACTAAACCATCACTAAATGAAACTTGTACCCAGACTTCACCTTCCCAGATGTGGATAGCTCCGTTCCCCAGCCCAAAACTCCAGCAGACAAGTTCCACCCCCCCAGTCTGAGGCAAGCAAGCTGTCTCTTCAAGCCCCCAGATCCTTAAATCTCAAACTGACAGATGTAGATGGTCCCTCTAGCAAAGGGAACAAAGCTTTGGAATATCTGCCCACAAAGCCAACAACACTCAGTGAATTTGGGAAAAAGCAAGGCCTGACTGACCCTTTAGGATGAATTCCCACCAGTGCCATGACAGTTTCCTGGTGTTTGCACCCCTGAGCTTTGCCTGGGCTCCCTTTGGCCATAGCAGCTTTGTTTGATCTGATAATGTTGATTTCCTTGGGAGGGTGCCCCATGGACACAAGTGAGACTCTTATAACTGCTCATTTCATTCTTACCAACAGACAAACATTTCCCTCACTTAAAGACCAACATAACTGCAAAAGTTGGAGGTTCAGCAAGCTTCGAGTGCCTCTATGACCCTCTGCTAAACTCCTCCTCGAGGTTCTGGTGCAAGCAGAAGGGCAGGCAATGTGGTAACACAATCATAGACAACACTGGGCGTGTGGAGGACTCCTATGAAGGAAGAGTGGCCATGTTCGAGAACCCCGAAAACAAAACCCTCACCATCATCCTGaaccagctgcaggagaaggacaAAGGCACTTACTGGTGCATGTCAAATGAACTGAGGGAGCAGCAGTCATCCACAGAACTGACGGTTGTGCCGGGTAAGAGCTGTGCACTGGCAGTTCTCTGCCTGCTCAGCGGGTACAGAACCACCCCAAGGGAGCAATCTGGCTTTTTGGGAAGGGATGTGAGCTCCAAGCCTGAACTCACCCCAGCAGCTTTAAAGCTGAGACAGGAAGGTTCGGTTTTGTGGGAATGTGTTGGCAGGAAACTCTCATGAAATACTTCTTAAGCCTTACAAGAAGATGTTATAAATGAATTAGCCAATTTGATTAATAAGGAGAATTTGTTCCaagtaattaaaatacaatacaaaAAGGCCACAAGCAAAGATCAGATCAGCGCTGAACCAGGTTGGGTGAGACAGGGAGGGCATTCTGGCTCCTCTCCTCTGTACACCACCAAGAGACAGCTCTCACAAAGTCTTTTTATACATTTCTAAGCTTCAAGGGTTGCCAGGAAGGGTTTCTTGCTTTCTTATTGTTGATTTTATCCTTTTAGCATATTCATatagtttttcctttcttgctgaGTGTTTCCCAAACTGTTAGAGAAAAATCTCCTGCAATATACATTCTAGGAGACACATATTTATCTTATCGATGATGAATGCATATTGCTGGGGTTTGCTCAGACGAATAATCCTCTGGAATGAACATTTCTGGAGACGAATGTTCAGGCTAGGATCTTGGTGCATATCACTGAAATCTCATCAGAGGGAATTTCCCAGAACCCTCCTTTGGTATGCCAGGATTTTCACCAGGTGAGATTAGTGTAGCCTCAGCACCAATTTATACACATCATCTATTACAAAGAGAACCATAAACAGCACCTTTAATGTTAATTTAGCAACACAAGGAGCACTTTCCTTCCAAGCTGGAAAGTGCTGCCAACACAAGGAAGGCAAAAAGGTtgagaggaggcaggagagaggcCACTGCCCTGGGAGATGTGGCCACAGCCCCGCACTCTGTCCCAAGGGGGCAAGGCTGTCTCAAGGAGCGAGGGTCCCGAGGCTGTCTCCTCCCAGGGGTTTTATTTACCCCCAGCAGCATCACCACCTGCTGAGTGCCTCTCCCACCCCTGAaagctctcccccagccccgaTGTCCCGTTTGCCTTCACAGGAGAACCTGCACTGACGGGAAAGAAGGAAGTGGAGGCACAGGCGGGCTCGCGGGTGAATTTAACCTGCTGTTACCCCTGCAAGTACTACTCCTACGAGAAGTACTGGTGCAGGTGGAACAACACGGGCTGTGCCATgctgccagtgcagcagcagcaggggctgccccagccggGGGACGCCTGTGAGCCGAACGCCAGGACGGTGGTGCTGAGCCTGGACCCGGTGGCCGAGGAAGATGAAGGCTGGTACTGGTGCGGGCTGAAGCGCAACGGGGTCTTCGGGGAAACCATGGCCGTGGAGCTGCGGGTGAGCGCAGGtgagccccgggcagggccggctgtccctgctgctgccccgtGCCCGGCAGGGCTCCCCACCGCCGCtaggctgcagcagctcaaagCACAAGAGCGGGCACCTCGCGGCTTCCCGGCTTCGCGCTCTTGGCCTTCAGGGTTTTTGTCTCTCTGTTTTGACTTCCCAGTCGTAAAAAACCTCTTTCAGTCTAAAACTCACCTCTTTTTACAGcaattttacttttaaccccGTGCTGATTAATTGTTTCTATTAcaatggaatattttatttttaataaaataatattatatttatataatattattttatatataatataaaataataatattttatatcatttttaatataacattttattataatattataatattattataatattttattcttatttttaataaataatattatattattatctATAATTAGATATAATAATTACATCactatatttattatataataataatttatcatAGAATTATTATAAAATCTATAATTATAATtgtataattaattatataagTTATTATGATTATATAATAAtcatataattaattataattacaTCTAATATATAATAcagaaattatatattaattatgATTATGtaacaattatatcattaattatattataatttattattaaataataatagatattattttattatattctataatattttaatactttatAGCAATACTcgatttattttatatttatttattaaattttatatttaaatatataagtATTATGTTATTACTTaatattattgttgttattattatttaaaatataatatataatattgtaataatttataataatattttatttattttataatatattatttacttttatatttaattatatataagtattatgttattttaatcattattgctattattttataattatatacTATTATTATGTTTAATaatagcattttatttattttataatatatttatttagtttAGGCAACATCTGGCACCTTTCAGGCAAAGAACTGATCAAGTTCAGAGATCTTGCTCCAGGGAACTTCTTATCTTAATAAACATGAAaccaggaaggagcaggagaggctgacACCAAGAACAAGGGGCTTAGTCTCAGCTTTGGTGGAGTAGTTTGGAATTGAAATGGTTTTGGGGGAAGGAATATTGttagaagcagagaaagaacagaGCCCTGGGTATCTGATATTTACCCATCCAAAGTGGGTGATGGCTAAAATGAAAACAGGGTAAAACAGCCCCATTCCATTGCTTTCGGTGGGCAAAGAGCCaggaataaaaggaaagcaaggaGGTAAAATTTGACCTGGAAATATTAGAGGCAGAACTTAGAAATGCAAGACTTTTTCAAAAGTTCATTGGCAGAGAGATCCTGCTTGAGATTTTCGCAGTAAATTATTTGGTGTGAGAGCATTTCAGGCCTTGAGCCCCCCTTTTGAAGAGCCTCTCATGGAAAGCCAAACCcccaacagcagctccacatccacCAAACACATCCCAGCAGTTTTTgtgtgcagctctcctgctgctgctctctaaCCCCTCTCCTTCCTTGGGACACACAGGGAGAGATGCCAAGCTCAGCCCAGAGTTCCTGGATGTTGATTCCAGCCGTGATCCTGGAGCTGTTCCCCCAGGAGGAGCCCACAGTGACGCTGAGGTGCGAAAAGGAGCTGCCCTAGAAAGGTTGGTTCTCTCCATCCCATGCCATTTATCATTTTTGTGGGGTTTATATGAACCCATTGTGTTTGTACACCCTGTGTGTGTTGTTTAGcaacacatacaaaaaaatctTGTCCCCAAAGAACTTTGCTCTAAATGTCAGAGAAGATAAAAAGTGACAGCAAAGGGTAAGATGACTCACAATTAATCTCCAATTCAAGAAAATAGTATCAGAAGGAAATTATTAGAAATTCCAGGTACAAAGTACTTTTGTTGATATTAGAGAATTTTCCTTCACGTATTTATAACCCAGCTGCTGATGTAGCTGTTTCAGCCCGACCTCAAGcctatatttttatttgggttttattcTGTGTGCTAGAATCCAGTTCATTGATTGAATTGCACCATGCTCACTCAGAATTACCATCCTACCCAAATTTAGCCTGCTGGATTTTCATATGCATCATTCTCAGTGACATCTCTCTCCCTCTGTTCCAGCTCTGATGAAAGCCATGGCTCCAACACTCTGGCCCTGGTGCTGGGCCCTCTTGCTGGCCTGATCCTGATTGTTGTGACAGCTTTTGCCATTGTCAAATACAGGCAGCTGAAGAGATCTGGTGAGTTCCTGCCTCTCTGGGCTCtcaagaaacagcagcagcattgaGTTAAAGGTTCTGAGCTCATTTGAGTTAaatgggctgagctgctctcctggtACCACACCAGGATGGGCAGGAAGGTCTCTGCTCCTCTTGTGACCCATCCAGAGAGCTCCAAGCCCCTGCTTTGATCCATCCAGAGAGCTCCaagcccctgctcctcctgtgacCCATCCAGAGAGCTCCAACCCCTGCTTTGATCCATCCAGAGAGCTCCAACCCCTGCTTTGATCCATCCAGAGAGCTCCaaccccctgctcctcctgtgacCCCATCCAGAGAGCTCCAaacccctgctcctcacactgACCCATCCAGAGAGCTCCAACTCCCTGCTCTGACCCATCCAGGGAGCTCCAaccccctgctcctcacactgACCCATCCAGGGAGCTCCAACTCCCTGCTCTGACCCATCCAGGGAGCTCCAaccccctgctcctcacactgACCCATCCAgagagctccagctcccagagtgtccaggctgaggcagagcccagccctctGTGGGCTTTGCCCATTGTGCCACAGCATCACCTGGCACAGAGGGTTTGGCTCTTTACGCGCTCCCACCCACTCTGAGCGAGACCTGAgggattttcctgctctctcccacCAGACCTGGTGTCCGTGGGGAGCTACAGGACCAACATCAGCATGTCAGACTTTGAGAGTGTGAGGGACTTCAGTGCCAGCAACAGAGTGAAGGAGACCCATGAGACCCCCATGGGAGGGGATGGTGAgtgaccccagcccagccccggggtCAGGGGCAGCCCTTCCTTGCTGAAATACCCCACAAAGGCCACAGAAACACCTGCCagcctctgtcccctccccaacaccttcctttctctgcctgcagagTTCATCACCACCACGGACACTCCGGACAATGCTGCCAACACAACAAAGGCAAAAAGGGTaaggggaggcaggagagaggcCACTGACCTGGGAGATGtggccacagccctgcactCTGTCCCAAAGGGGCTGTCTCCTCCCAGGGGCTTTATTTATACCCAGGTGCTCTCCTTTTTACCCAGATCCAGCCCCTGTGGGTGGGGGGGTCTCACCCCTGTCCTCACTCCCTGTTTTAGCAGAGACATCAACAGCGGCCACTTTGCTTCAAGAAATAAACCGAGGCAGCCTCAGGCAGTGTCAGGAAGGTTGGGTTTGTTACCAGAAATACAAATCACTGGGATGAGCAGATGGCTGGAAACCATCACATCCCACTTCTCAATGGCAcggggaggcagggagggctctgccaTTGCAAGGGCTGAGATTTGCTGTGatctctgcctttccccagtTTTCTGTGCCTCCCCTTGGGTAAGATCATGGTGCATTGGCCCCATTTGGCAGTGGCTGCAGGTGCCACATTCAAGCCTGTGCTTTTCAAAGCTCCTACCAACAGGAGAAGAGTGGGTGGTGTAAGTTCCTGGAGCTGAACTGGAGTAATCAAGGAAACTGTCAGGACACCAGTAAAGCCCAGGAGCTTTAGGACAAGGGGGCTGGATGCCAACAACCAGGGACAGGCTTGCCAAGGAATCCCAAACCTAAAAGCTTTTGGGGTTGATGCTCACATCAGCACCAGTGTGATCCACTGGATCATCCCActcctgcagtgtccccatgtTATCCTGGGATATCCACAAAGCGCTACCCATGCCCATGCCCTGACTGTGTCCTCCTGTCCTTCCCAGAGCTCCAAGGAGGAAGCTGACCTCGCCTACTCCTCCTTCCTGgccacctccagcagcatcGCCCAGGCCAGCTCCGGGGGACACAGCGCTGGCCTGGACGTGTCCCCACCCCAGGACCGGGTCTGAGGGGAGGTGGCAGCGCCTGGGACTGGCTCTGCCTTGAGGATCACAACGTCAGCAAACAGCACTGTTCATTTCTCCCACAATTTGCTATAGCTTGTCCtatttttttgcttaaattCAGCTTCGAGTGGTGATTTAGGAGGAGTGGTTTGATGGCAAGCGGGGCTGGAAGTGCAGGTCTGAGtgaggaggctgggctgggaaacaGCAGGAACTCATcccaccagcagccccaaatCCTACACTGGGCTCTCAGAGGCCAGAAGGAgcattgtggaaaaaaaaaaaaaaaaaaaaaaaaagaaaaaaaatttcccattttcttttaaaggcaGCTGGGAAACCCTTTAGAACAGCGTCTGATGCTTTTGGTTCCTCTGAGCTTTCCCGACCTgagggcagcacctgcagggcagaCACGTCTGGAGTGTTTGTGTGCACAAGCAATAAAGAATCCAGTGGCTTTCAGCAGACTGGGGAACTCAGCATCTGTGGGACATCACAGGAGGGCCCACTCAGAGAGGCACAAAAGGGTGGGAAAAGCTGAATATTCCACGGATAAAGCAGTGCAGGAAGAGGTGACAATGGCAGGCTGGGTTATCTGGCCAACACTGAATTTCACTGAGGATAAACACAAATTATTCCTGAATTGTGGATTCCAGAATTTCACTGAGGATGAAACACAAATGATTCCTGAATTGTGGATTTTCATGCTGTGATGAGCAGGGCAGCATCTCCCTCCTGCTCACCAGCTCTCACACCCACATTGCAccttcctgcctgccctcaAAGGGAGGTCAGGGCTCACCTGCCgcatccccagggctgcatCCCCTCAGCAGTGCCGTGGGAAGGGGTTTGGGTCTTGGGAAAGGCGTGAGGGGCCGGGACAGGTCTGTGAGGGACCGCGACAGGTTCATGAAAGGGACTGGGACAGGTTCATGAAAGGGACTGGGACAGGTCCGTGAGGGGCTTGGACAGGTCTGTGAGGGATCAGGACAGGTCCatgagggacagggactggTCCGTGCTGGGACAGGTCCATGAAAGGGAACCGGGTCAGGTCTGTGAGGGGGTTGGGACATGTCCATGCTGGGACCGGGACAGTTCCATGAAAGGACCGGGCGGGATATGTCTGTGA
The genomic region above belongs to Molothrus ater isolate BHLD 08-10-18 breed brown headed cowbird chromosome 25, BPBGC_Mater_1.1, whole genome shotgun sequence and contains:
- the PIGR gene encoding polymeric immunoglobulin receptor; amino-acid sequence: MTLLAFLFLLTLVPAGSVRSRHLPKAAISSPVFGPREVHGVRGGSVTVKCFYPPTPTNKHDRKYWCRQKGSSCFTVVSSDFVAAAYRGRVTLTDHPQEEHFLVNISALEMGDAGTFQCGLGTNGRGLSFRVTLSVAEAPPVPEDAELFYVKLRSTWTVTCGFGKETAEMRKYLCKKEKDGCRNIVNSYQDKDVPGGLQLTFESPPGSFRVTMTQMDWEDAGLYYCGAGEYEKDSTKKELDVFIYEDKHFPHLKTNITAKVGGSASFECLYDPLLNSSSRFWCKQKGRQCGNTIIDNTGRVEDSYEGRVAMFENPENKTLTIILNQLQEKDKGTYWCMSNELREQQSSTELTVVPGEPALTGKKEVEAQAGSRVNLTCCYPCKYYSYEKYWCRWNNTGCAMLPVQQQQGLPQPGDACEPNARTVVLSLDPVAEEDEGWYWCGLKRNGVFGETMAVELRVSAGRDAKLSPEFLDVDSSRDPGAVPPGGAHSDAEVRKGAALESSDESHGSNTLALVLGPLAGLILIVVTAFAIVKYRQLKRSDLVSVGSYRTNISMSDFESVRDFSASNRVKETHETPMGGDEFITTTDTPDNAANTTKAKRSSKEEADLAYSSFLATSSSIAQASSGGHSAGLDVSPPQDRV